In Lepidochelys kempii isolate rLepKem1 chromosome 10, rLepKem1.hap2, whole genome shotgun sequence, a single window of DNA contains:
- the NGRN gene encoding LOW QUALITY PROTEIN: neugrin (The sequence of the model RefSeq protein was modified relative to this genomic sequence to represent the inferred CDS: deleted 1 base in 1 codon), which translates to MAAPLLPRALRAAGPSRLLARGAAGRAGPADPALQEVERVLQQQRKAVRLRRLRRELEPAGPPQRSLSWQAMEQIRYLRQAFSEEWPVARLAQGFGVSPDVIQRVLRSKFSPPLERRMKQDAKVLGKQGSREQQAGPDCRAEPGAISAGEAAGQLLPARPKDVPQPGALIAPGGPSSSSKPQRNLPLRRAGESQNRRNSQLEPLQEDGAKPGAGMEATLRRDWAPGGDPGEWDGEVLRGEELVKWAAEGWGASSRVVQRGQEYFDSLGNFLYRTPSGLARGEGESSLQPSPQPGGGKGV; encoded by the exons ATGGCGGCTCCGCTGCTGCCCCGcgcgctgcgagctgcgggcCCGAGCCGGCTGCTGGCCCGGGGGGCGGCGGGGCGGGCGGGGCCGGCGGACCCGGCGCTGCAGGAGGTGGAGAG ggtgctgcagcagcagaggAAGGCGGTGAGGCTGCGGAGG TTGCGGAGGGAGCTGGAGCCCGCGGGGCCCCCCCAGCGTAGCCTGAGCTGGCAGGCCATGGAGCAGATCCG GTATTTAAGGCAGGCCTTCTCCGAGGAATGGCCCGTGGCCCGTCTGGCCCAAGGCTTCGGTGTCAGCCCGGATGTCATCCAGAGGGTGCTGAGGAGCAAGTTCTCACCACCGCTGGAGCGAAGGATGAAGCAGGATGCAAAGGTGTTGGGTAAACAGGGGAGCCGGGAGCAGCAGGCTGGCCcagactgcagagctgagccGGGGGCCATCTCTGCAGGAGAAGCcgctgggcagctgctgcctgccaggcccAAGGacgtgccccagcctggagcccttaTCGCGCCGGGGGGCCCGTCCAGCAGCTCAAAGCCCCAGAGAAATCTGCCGCTTCGGAGAGCTGGGGAGAGCCAAAACAGAAGgaactcccagctggagcctctTCAGGAGGATGGAGCCAAGCCAGGGGCTGGGATGGAAGCCACCCTCAGGAGAGACTGGGCGCCAGGAGGAGACCCTGGAGAGTGGGATGGCGAGGTCCTGAGGGGGGAAGAGCTGGTGAAGTGGGCTGCGGAGGGCTGGGGCGCCAGCTCCAGGGTGGTGCAGAGGGGACAGGAATATTTTGACAGCCTTGGGAATTTCTTGTATCGGACCCCGTCTGGACTAGcacgtggggagggggagagcagccTGCAGCCCTCTCCGCAGCCTGGGGGTGGAAAGGGTGTGTAG
- the HDDC3 gene encoding guanosine-3',5'-bis(diphosphate) 3'-pyrophosphohydrolase MESH1 yields the protein MASEAARLLEAADFAARKHKQQRRKDPEGTPYINHPIGVARILSREAGVTDIAVLQAALLHDTVEDTDTTFSEIEEQFGGEVRRIVEEVTLR from the exons ATGGCCTCCGAGGCCGCCCGGCTGCTGGAGGCCGCCGACTTCGCAGCCCGGAAGCACAAGCAACAGCGGCGGAAGGACCCCGAGGGGACCCCGTACATCAACCACCCCATCG GTGTGGCCAGGATCCTGTCTCGGGAGGCTGGAGTCACGGACATTGCGGTGCTGCAG GCTGCTCTGCTCCATGACACGGTGGAGGACACAGACACCACCTTCTCCGAGATCGAGGAACAGTTTGGGGGGGAGGTGCGGCGGATCGTGGAGGAGgtgactctgagatag
- the VPS33B gene encoding vacuolar protein sorting-associated protein 33B isoform X2, whose protein sequence is MSPLDRIANVSILKHEVDKLYKVENKPIVSTSDQLCFLVRPRITNMKYVADIVNADKATGRSRKYKIIFSPQKFYTCELVLEEEGIYGDVTCDEWAFYLLPLDDDLLSMELPEFFRDYFLEGDQRWISAVARALQLLNSLFGPFTHTYGIGRCAKMVYEVWRELVEESEGDSQARRPEISHVFLMDRDVDYVTALCSQVVYEGLVDDTFRIKCGSVDFGPDVTSSDRSFKVLLNAQDKVFSEIRNEHFSNVFGFLSQKARNLQTQYDRRRGMDIKQMKNFVSQELKGLKQEHRLLSLHIGACESIMKKKTKQDFQELLKTEHSLLEGFDIRESTSYIEEHIDRQVSPSESLRLMCLLSVTENGLIPKDYRSLKTQYLQSYGPEHLLTFHNLKRIGLLTEQAPGETLTAVESKVSKLVTDRAAGKLTDAFNSLARKSNFRGLSKKLGLIPRVDGEYNLKVPRDMAYVFSGAYVPLSCKIIEQVLERKGWLGLEEVVRLLNGNEFAPTEPVTEENPAWEVQRVILAVFLGGCTFSEISALRFLGKEKGYKFIFLTTAIASSARLMDAMLEAKV, encoded by the exons ATGAGCCCCCTGGACCGAATCGCCAATGTCTCCATTCTCAAG CATGAAGTGGACAAGCTGTACAAAGTGGAGAACAAACCCATCGTTAGCACTAGTGACCA GTTGTGCTTCTTAGTCCGGCCACGGATCACAAACATGAAGTATGTTGCTG ATATTGTCAATGCTGACAAGGCGACAGGGAGGAGCCGGAAGTACAAGATTATCTTCAGCCCCCAGAAG TTTTACACCTGTGAGCTggtgctggaggaggagggaatctATGGTG ATGTGACCTGTGATGAGTGGGCCTTCTACCTGCTCCCCCTGGATGATGACCTCCTCAGCATGGAGCTGCCTGAGTTCTTCCGGGACTACTTCCTG GAAGGGGATCAGCGCTGGATCAGTGCGGTCGCTCGAGCTCTGCAGTTGCTGAACTCCCTCTTTGGGCCTTTCACTCACACGTATGGGATTGGCAGGTGTGCCAAG atGGTCTATGAGGTGTGGCGAGAGCTGGTGGAGGAGAGCGAGGGTGACAGCCAAGCCAGGAGGCCTGAGATCAGCCATGTCTTCCTCATGGATAGAG ATGTGGATTACGTCACAGCGCTCTGCTCCCAGGTGGTGTATGAGGGCCTGGTGGATGACACGTTTCGTATTAAATGTG GGAGCGTGGACTTTGGGCCAGACGTCACCTCCTCTGACAGGAGCTTCAAAGTGCTGCTCAATGCCCAGGACAAG GTGTTCAGCGAGATCCGGAATGAGCACTTCTCCAACGTCTTCGGCTTCCTGAGTCAGAAGGCGCGGAACCTGCAGACGCAGTATGAC CGACGTCGCGGGATGGACATTAAGCAAATGAAGAACTTTGTCTCCCAGGagctgaaggggttaaagcaggaGCACCGCCTGCTGAGCCTGC ATATTGGCGCCTGCGAGTCCATCATGAAGAAGAAAACCAAGCAGGATTTCCAGGAGCTGCTAAAGACTGAGCACT CTCTCCTGGAGGGGTTTGACATCCGCGAGAGCACCAGCTACATAGAAGAGCACATTGACCGGCAG GTCTCCCCCAGCGAGAGTCTGCGCTTAATGTGCCTCCTGTCGGTCACGGAAAATG GGCTGATCCCTAAGGATTATCGCTCCCTGAAAACCCAGTACCTCCAG AGTTACGGGCCTGAGCACCTGCTGACCTTTCATAACCTCAAGCGCATCGGGCTGCTGACGGAGCAGGCCCCAGGGGAGACCCTGACCGCTGTGGAGAGCAAAGTCAGCAAGCTGGTGACCGACCGAGCAGCAG GGAAACTCACGGACGCTTTTAATTCTCTGGCCAGGAAGAGCAATTTCCGAGGCTTAAGCAAGAAGCTGGGCTTG ATCCCCCGTGTTGATGGTGAATACAACCTGAAGGTGCCCCGAGACATGGCCTATGTCTTCAGTGGGGCCTACGTCCCCCTGAGCTGCAAGATCATTGAACAG GTGCTGGAGCGCAAGGGCTGGCTGGGCCTGGAGGAGGTGGTGCGCCTGCTGAATGGCAATGAGTTTGCTCCTACAG AGCCGGTCACGGAGGAGAATCCTGCCTGGGAGGTGCAGCGTGTCATCCTAGCAGTCTTCCTGGGAGGCTGCACCTTTTCTGAGATCTCTGCTCTCCGATtcctggggaaggagaaag GATACAAGTTTATATTCCTGACGACAGCCATCGCAAGCAGCGCCCGGCTGATGGACGCCATGTTAGAGGCGAAGGTGTGA
- the VPS33B gene encoding vacuolar protein sorting-associated protein 33B isoform X1 gives MSPLDRIANVSILKQHEVDKLYKVENKPIVSTSDQLCFLVRPRITNMKYVADIVNADKATGRSRKYKIIFSPQKFYTCELVLEEEGIYGDVTCDEWAFYLLPLDDDLLSMELPEFFRDYFLEGDQRWISAVARALQLLNSLFGPFTHTYGIGRCAKMVYEVWRELVEESEGDSQARRPEISHVFLMDRDVDYVTALCSQVVYEGLVDDTFRIKCGSVDFGPDVTSSDRSFKVLLNAQDKVFSEIRNEHFSNVFGFLSQKARNLQTQYDRRRGMDIKQMKNFVSQELKGLKQEHRLLSLHIGACESIMKKKTKQDFQELLKTEHSLLEGFDIRESTSYIEEHIDRQVSPSESLRLMCLLSVTENGLIPKDYRSLKTQYLQSYGPEHLLTFHNLKRIGLLTEQAPGETLTAVESKVSKLVTDRAAGKLTDAFNSLARKSNFRGLSKKLGLIPRVDGEYNLKVPRDMAYVFSGAYVPLSCKIIEQVLERKGWLGLEEVVRLLNGNEFAPTEPVTEENPAWEVQRVILAVFLGGCTFSEISALRFLGKEKGYKFIFLTTAIASSARLMDAMLEAKV, from the exons ATGAGCCCCCTGGACCGAATCGCCAATGTCTCCATTCTCAAG CAGCATGAAGTGGACAAGCTGTACAAAGTGGAGAACAAACCCATCGTTAGCACTAGTGACCA GTTGTGCTTCTTAGTCCGGCCACGGATCACAAACATGAAGTATGTTGCTG ATATTGTCAATGCTGACAAGGCGACAGGGAGGAGCCGGAAGTACAAGATTATCTTCAGCCCCCAGAAG TTTTACACCTGTGAGCTggtgctggaggaggagggaatctATGGTG ATGTGACCTGTGATGAGTGGGCCTTCTACCTGCTCCCCCTGGATGATGACCTCCTCAGCATGGAGCTGCCTGAGTTCTTCCGGGACTACTTCCTG GAAGGGGATCAGCGCTGGATCAGTGCGGTCGCTCGAGCTCTGCAGTTGCTGAACTCCCTCTTTGGGCCTTTCACTCACACGTATGGGATTGGCAGGTGTGCCAAG atGGTCTATGAGGTGTGGCGAGAGCTGGTGGAGGAGAGCGAGGGTGACAGCCAAGCCAGGAGGCCTGAGATCAGCCATGTCTTCCTCATGGATAGAG ATGTGGATTACGTCACAGCGCTCTGCTCCCAGGTGGTGTATGAGGGCCTGGTGGATGACACGTTTCGTATTAAATGTG GGAGCGTGGACTTTGGGCCAGACGTCACCTCCTCTGACAGGAGCTTCAAAGTGCTGCTCAATGCCCAGGACAAG GTGTTCAGCGAGATCCGGAATGAGCACTTCTCCAACGTCTTCGGCTTCCTGAGTCAGAAGGCGCGGAACCTGCAGACGCAGTATGAC CGACGTCGCGGGATGGACATTAAGCAAATGAAGAACTTTGTCTCCCAGGagctgaaggggttaaagcaggaGCACCGCCTGCTGAGCCTGC ATATTGGCGCCTGCGAGTCCATCATGAAGAAGAAAACCAAGCAGGATTTCCAGGAGCTGCTAAAGACTGAGCACT CTCTCCTGGAGGGGTTTGACATCCGCGAGAGCACCAGCTACATAGAAGAGCACATTGACCGGCAG GTCTCCCCCAGCGAGAGTCTGCGCTTAATGTGCCTCCTGTCGGTCACGGAAAATG GGCTGATCCCTAAGGATTATCGCTCCCTGAAAACCCAGTACCTCCAG AGTTACGGGCCTGAGCACCTGCTGACCTTTCATAACCTCAAGCGCATCGGGCTGCTGACGGAGCAGGCCCCAGGGGAGACCCTGACCGCTGTGGAGAGCAAAGTCAGCAAGCTGGTGACCGACCGAGCAGCAG GGAAACTCACGGACGCTTTTAATTCTCTGGCCAGGAAGAGCAATTTCCGAGGCTTAAGCAAGAAGCTGGGCTTG ATCCCCCGTGTTGATGGTGAATACAACCTGAAGGTGCCCCGAGACATGGCCTATGTCTTCAGTGGGGCCTACGTCCCCCTGAGCTGCAAGATCATTGAACAG GTGCTGGAGCGCAAGGGCTGGCTGGGCCTGGAGGAGGTGGTGCGCCTGCTGAATGGCAATGAGTTTGCTCCTACAG AGCCGGTCACGGAGGAGAATCCTGCCTGGGAGGTGCAGCGTGTCATCCTAGCAGTCTTCCTGGGAGGCTGCACCTTTTCTGAGATCTCTGCTCTCCGATtcctggggaaggagaaag GATACAAGTTTATATTCCTGACGACAGCCATCGCAAGCAGCGCCCGGCTGATGGACGCCATGTTAGAGGCGAAGGTGTGA
- the VPS33B gene encoding vacuolar protein sorting-associated protein 33B isoform X3 yields the protein MSPFSRLCFLVRPRITNMKYVADIVNADKATGRSRKYKIIFSPQKFYTCELVLEEEGIYGDVTCDEWAFYLLPLDDDLLSMELPEFFRDYFLEGDQRWISAVARALQLLNSLFGPFTHTYGIGRCAKMVYEVWRELVEESEGDSQARRPEISHVFLMDRDVDYVTALCSQVVYEGLVDDTFRIKCGSVDFGPDVTSSDRSFKVLLNAQDKVFSEIRNEHFSNVFGFLSQKARNLQTQYDRRRGMDIKQMKNFVSQELKGLKQEHRLLSLHIGACESIMKKKTKQDFQELLKTEHSLLEGFDIRESTSYIEEHIDRQVSPSESLRLMCLLSVTENGLIPKDYRSLKTQYLQSYGPEHLLTFHNLKRIGLLTEQAPGETLTAVESKVSKLVTDRAAGKLTDAFNSLARKSNFRGLSKKLGLIPRVDGEYNLKVPRDMAYVFSGAYVPLSCKIIEQVLERKGWLGLEEVVRLLNGNEFAPTEPVTEENPAWEVQRVILAVFLGGCTFSEISALRFLGKEKGYKFIFLTTAIASSARLMDAMLEAKV from the exons ATGTCTCCATTCTCAAG GTTGTGCTTCTTAGTCCGGCCACGGATCACAAACATGAAGTATGTTGCTG ATATTGTCAATGCTGACAAGGCGACAGGGAGGAGCCGGAAGTACAAGATTATCTTCAGCCCCCAGAAG TTTTACACCTGTGAGCTggtgctggaggaggagggaatctATGGTG ATGTGACCTGTGATGAGTGGGCCTTCTACCTGCTCCCCCTGGATGATGACCTCCTCAGCATGGAGCTGCCTGAGTTCTTCCGGGACTACTTCCTG GAAGGGGATCAGCGCTGGATCAGTGCGGTCGCTCGAGCTCTGCAGTTGCTGAACTCCCTCTTTGGGCCTTTCACTCACACGTATGGGATTGGCAGGTGTGCCAAG atGGTCTATGAGGTGTGGCGAGAGCTGGTGGAGGAGAGCGAGGGTGACAGCCAAGCCAGGAGGCCTGAGATCAGCCATGTCTTCCTCATGGATAGAG ATGTGGATTACGTCACAGCGCTCTGCTCCCAGGTGGTGTATGAGGGCCTGGTGGATGACACGTTTCGTATTAAATGTG GGAGCGTGGACTTTGGGCCAGACGTCACCTCCTCTGACAGGAGCTTCAAAGTGCTGCTCAATGCCCAGGACAAG GTGTTCAGCGAGATCCGGAATGAGCACTTCTCCAACGTCTTCGGCTTCCTGAGTCAGAAGGCGCGGAACCTGCAGACGCAGTATGAC CGACGTCGCGGGATGGACATTAAGCAAATGAAGAACTTTGTCTCCCAGGagctgaaggggttaaagcaggaGCACCGCCTGCTGAGCCTGC ATATTGGCGCCTGCGAGTCCATCATGAAGAAGAAAACCAAGCAGGATTTCCAGGAGCTGCTAAAGACTGAGCACT CTCTCCTGGAGGGGTTTGACATCCGCGAGAGCACCAGCTACATAGAAGAGCACATTGACCGGCAG GTCTCCCCCAGCGAGAGTCTGCGCTTAATGTGCCTCCTGTCGGTCACGGAAAATG GGCTGATCCCTAAGGATTATCGCTCCCTGAAAACCCAGTACCTCCAG AGTTACGGGCCTGAGCACCTGCTGACCTTTCATAACCTCAAGCGCATCGGGCTGCTGACGGAGCAGGCCCCAGGGGAGACCCTGACCGCTGTGGAGAGCAAAGTCAGCAAGCTGGTGACCGACCGAGCAGCAG GGAAACTCACGGACGCTTTTAATTCTCTGGCCAGGAAGAGCAATTTCCGAGGCTTAAGCAAGAAGCTGGGCTTG ATCCCCCGTGTTGATGGTGAATACAACCTGAAGGTGCCCCGAGACATGGCCTATGTCTTCAGTGGGGCCTACGTCCCCCTGAGCTGCAAGATCATTGAACAG GTGCTGGAGCGCAAGGGCTGGCTGGGCCTGGAGGAGGTGGTGCGCCTGCTGAATGGCAATGAGTTTGCTCCTACAG AGCCGGTCACGGAGGAGAATCCTGCCTGGGAGGTGCAGCGTGTCATCCTAGCAGTCTTCCTGGGAGGCTGCACCTTTTCTGAGATCTCTGCTCTCCGATtcctggggaaggagaaag GATACAAGTTTATATTCCTGACGACAGCCATCGCAAGCAGCGCCCGGCTGATGGACGCCATGTTAGAGGCGAAGGTGTGA